The genomic window AGCGAAGTGCATGGAATGTCACAGAGGGGCGGTGTAGTATCAAGCCATGTACGATTTGGTGAAAAAGTATTTTCTCCTCTTATTAAAGAGGGCGAAGCTGATGTGATTCTTGCGTTTGAAGAGGCTGAAGCTTTAAGGTGGCTCCATTTTCTTGACAAAGATGGAGATATTATTGTGAATGAGTACAGGCTCGTTCCTCCTATTGTTGTTACAAAAAAATTGAATTACCCGGAAGATCCTGTTTCTATTATCAAGAGTAAGGTGAATAATGTAAAGAGTATTGATGCTGAAGCTGCTGCACGGGAAATCGGTAATCCGAGATTGGTAAATACCATCCTTCTCGGGGTCTTGTCGCAATCTATTGATATTGATGAAAAAGTGTGGAAAGACGTTATTAAACGGCGTGTACCCAGGGGTACGGAAGA from bacterium includes these protein-coding regions:
- a CDS encoding indolepyruvate oxidoreductase subunit beta, yielding MSRGKNVLIVGVGGQGVLLASEILSSVAVEAGLDAKKSEVHGMSQRGGVVSSHVRFGEKVFSPLIKEGEADVILAFEEAEALRWLHFLDKDGDIIVNEYRLVPPIVVTKKLNYPEDPVSIIKSKVNNVKSIDAEAAAREIGNPRLVNTILLGVLSQSIDIDEKVWKDVIKRRVPRGTEDINLQAFVRGREYK